A single region of the Pseudomonas granadensis genome encodes:
- a CDS encoding AMP-binding protein gives MNQPSAAPQRSYTRGSQDKALLALTIGQQFDATVEQYPDGEALVVRHQQLRYSWRQLAEAVDVHARALLALGLQAGDRLGIWAPNCAQWCITQVATAKIGVILVNINPAYRSAELEYVLKQSGCQWLVCAGAFKSSDYHGMLQGLLPELAAHATGQLSSERLPDLRGVISLDAQPPRGFLPWSQLPDLAQSVSPEQLRERSNSLHFDQPVNIQYTSGTTGFPKGATLSHYNILNNGYMVGESIGLTPRDRLVIPVPLYHCFGMVMGNLGCITHGSTMIYPNDAFDPLLTLQTVAEEHATGLYGVPTMFIAMLDQPQRREFDLSSLRTGIMAGATCPIEVMRRVISEMHMSEVQIAYGMTETSPVSLQTGPNDELELRVTTVGRTQPQLESKIIDEAGNLVPRGTIGELCTRGYSVMLGYWNNPQATAEAIDEAGWMHTGDLASMDEAGYVNIAGRNKDMIIRGGENIYPRELEEFFFTHPAVADVQVIGIPCSRYGEEIVAWIKFHPGHSVSELQLQAWCKERIAHFKMPRHFKFVEEFPMTVTGKIQKFRMREISIEELREQQP, from the coding sequence ATGAATCAACCCAGTGCCGCACCGCAGCGCAGCTACACCCGCGGTTCGCAGGACAAGGCCTTGCTCGCGCTGACCATTGGTCAGCAGTTTGATGCAACCGTCGAGCAGTACCCGGACGGTGAAGCGCTGGTGGTCCGCCATCAGCAGTTGCGCTATTCCTGGCGGCAGCTGGCCGAGGCAGTGGATGTGCATGCCCGGGCGTTGCTCGCGCTGGGTCTGCAAGCCGGCGACCGCCTCGGTATCTGGGCGCCGAACTGCGCGCAGTGGTGCATCACGCAGGTGGCCACGGCGAAAATCGGCGTGATTCTGGTCAATATCAACCCGGCCTATCGCAGCGCCGAGCTCGAATACGTGCTCAAGCAATCCGGCTGCCAGTGGCTGGTCTGCGCCGGGGCGTTCAAATCGTCCGACTACCACGGCATGTTGCAGGGGCTGCTGCCAGAACTGGCCGCGCACGCCACCGGCCAATTGAGCAGCGAGCGCCTGCCGGATCTGCGTGGGGTAATCAGCCTCGATGCGCAGCCGCCGCGAGGTTTTCTGCCATGGTCGCAATTGCCTGATCTCGCGCAGAGCGTCTCGCCCGAGCAACTGCGCGAACGCAGTAACAGCCTGCACTTCGATCAACCGGTGAACATTCAGTACACCTCTGGCACCACCGGTTTCCCCAAGGGCGCGACCCTCAGTCACTACAACATCCTCAACAACGGTTACATGGTCGGTGAAAGCATCGGCCTGACCCCGCGTGATCGTCTGGTGATCCCGGTGCCGCTGTATCACTGCTTCGGCATGGTCATGGGCAACCTCGGCTGCATCACCCACGGCAGCACGATGATCTACCCGAATGACGCCTTCGATCCGTTACTGACCCTGCAAACCGTCGCCGAAGAACACGCCACCGGACTCTACGGCGTACCGACCATGTTCATCGCCATGCTCGATCAGCCGCAACGCCGCGAGTTCGATCTGTCTAGCCTGCGCACCGGGATCATGGCCGGCGCGACGTGCCCGATCGAAGTGATGCGTCGGGTCATCAGCGAGATGCACATGAGCGAAGTGCAGATCGCCTATGGCATGACCGAAACCAGCCCGGTGTCGCTGCAGACCGGGCCGAACGATGAACTGGAATTGCGCGTGACCACCGTCGGCCGCACCCAGCCGCAACTGGAAAGCAAGATCATCGACGAGGCCGGCAACCTTGTACCGCGCGGCACCATCGGCGAGCTCTGTACCCGCGGTTACAGCGTCATGCTCGGCTACTGGAACAACCCGCAGGCCACCGCTGAAGCCATTGATGAGGCGGGCTGGATGCATACCGGCGATCTGGCGAGCATGGATGAGGCCGGCTACGTCAATATCGCCGGGCGCAACAAGGACATGATCATTCGTGGCGGCGAGAACATTTATCCGCGTGAGCTGGAGGAATTTTTCTTCACTCACCCGGCGGTGGCGGACGTGCAGGTGATCGGCATTCCCTGCTCGCGCTACGGCGAGGAAATCGTCGCGTGGATCAAGTTCCACCCCGGCCACAGCGTGTCCGAGCTGCAATTGCAGGCCTGGTGCAAGGAACGCATCGCGCATTTCAAGATGCCGCGGCACTTCAAATTCGTAGAAGAGTTTCCGATGACGGTGACGGGCAAGATTCAGAAGTTCAGGATGCGCGAGATCAGTATAGAAGAGCTGCGCGAACAGCAGCCCTGA
- the xthA gene encoding exodeoxyribonuclease III, whose amino-acid sequence MKIVSFNINGLRARPHQLAALIEKHQPDVIGLQETKVHDDQFPLEEVRALGYHVYFHGQKGHYGVALLSRQEPIAIHKGFATDEEDAQRRFIWGTFADANGVPVTIMNGYFPQGESRDHPTKFPAKQRFYSDLQALLESQFHNEQPLVVMGDVNISPEDCDIGIGPDNMKRWLKTGKCSFLPEEREWMARLKNWGLTDSFRHLNPDVTDMFSWFDYRSRGFEDEPKRGLRIDVILASHGLLPRVKDAGVDYELRGMEKPSDHAPIWLELA is encoded by the coding sequence ATGAAGATTGTTTCCTTCAACATCAACGGACTGCGGGCCCGTCCGCATCAGCTGGCGGCGCTGATCGAAAAACATCAACCGGACGTGATCGGCCTGCAGGAAACCAAGGTCCACGACGACCAGTTCCCCCTGGAAGAAGTGCGCGCCCTCGGCTACCACGTGTATTTCCACGGGCAGAAAGGCCATTACGGTGTCGCCCTGCTCTCGCGCCAAGAGCCGATCGCTATTCACAAAGGTTTCGCCACTGACGAAGAAGATGCCCAACGGCGTTTTATCTGGGGCACCTTCGCCGATGCCAATGGCGTGCCGGTGACGATCATGAACGGTTATTTTCCCCAAGGCGAAAGCCGCGACCACCCGACAAAATTCCCGGCCAAGCAACGTTTCTACAGCGATCTGCAAGCGTTGCTGGAAAGCCAGTTTCACAACGAACAGCCGCTGGTGGTGATGGGCGATGTGAACATTTCCCCGGAAGACTGCGACATCGGCATCGGCCCGGACAACATGAAGCGCTGGCTGAAAACCGGTAAATGCAGCTTCCTGCCGGAAGAACGCGAGTGGATGGCGCGCCTGAAAAACTGGGGCCTGACCGACAGCTTCCGGCACCTGAACCCGGACGTGACCGACATGTTCAGCTGGTTCGACTACCGCAGCCGTGGTTTTGAGGATGAACCGAAGCGTGGCCTGCGCATCGACGTGATTCTCGCCTCCCATGGTTTGCTGCCACGGGTGAAGGACGCCGGCGTGGACTACGAATTGCGCGGGATGGAAAAGCCCTCGGACCACGCGCCGATCTGGCTCGAGCTGGCCTGA
- a CDS encoding MerR family transcriptional regulator: MSSQTYSISDLARELDITTRAIRFYEEQGLLRPERRGQERIYSPRDKVSLKLILRGKRIGFSLAECRELIELYDPSSGNTKQLNSMLAKIAERREQLEQQLLDIEQMKLELDTAEERCVQALEQTLKSQQAI, encoded by the coding sequence ATGAGCAGCCAGACCTACAGCATTTCCGACCTCGCCCGCGAGCTGGACATCACCACGCGGGCCATCCGTTTTTATGAAGAACAAGGCCTGCTGCGCCCCGAGCGCCGCGGCCAGGAGCGCATCTACTCACCGCGCGACAAGGTCAGCCTGAAACTGATCCTGCGTGGCAAGCGCATCGGGTTTTCCCTCGCCGAATGTCGCGAGCTGATCGAGTTGTACGACCCCTCCAGCGGTAACACCAAACAGCTCAACAGCATGCTGGCGAAAATTGCCGAACGCCGCGAACAACTCGAACAGCAATTGCTGGACATCGAACAGATGAAGCTCGAGCTCGATACCGCCGAAGAGCGCTGCGTGCAGGCATTGGAGCAGACGCTCAAGAGCCAGCAGGCGATCTGA
- a CDS encoding LysR family transcriptional regulator produces MNLSKVDLNLFIVFDAIYTEANLTRAGQIVGITQPAVSNALARLRETFNDPLFVRTAQGMVPTPMAQNIIGPVRNALSLLRVSVQESRIFNPAQAVKTYRISMTDLTEAIILPPLFQRLRRLAPTVIIESFLSKRRETTKELAAGRLDFAVDAPLNTDPQVRHVKLMDDRYVCAMRKGHPMAGKEKLSLDDYLSLTHIHISSRRSGLGYVDLALGKMGIQRKIALRSQHYLMASQVMQQTDMVMTVPERFARRHDLQSFNLPVNDVPSVETHLYWHESTDQDPANRWMREQMIELCQQVTAQEKKLDKV; encoded by the coding sequence ATGAATCTGAGCAAGGTCGACCTCAACCTTTTCATCGTCTTTGACGCGATCTACACCGAAGCCAACCTGACCCGCGCCGGGCAGATTGTCGGCATCACCCAGCCGGCGGTGTCCAACGCGTTGGCGCGGTTGCGTGAAACCTTCAACGATCCGTTGTTCGTGCGCACAGCGCAGGGCATGGTGCCGACGCCGATGGCGCAGAACATCATTGGCCCGGTGCGCAACGCCCTGTCGCTGTTGCGCGTATCGGTGCAGGAAAGCCGCATTTTCAACCCGGCGCAAGCGGTCAAGACCTACCGCATCAGCATGACCGACCTCACGGAAGCAATCATTCTGCCGCCCTTGTTTCAGCGCTTGCGCCGACTGGCGCCGACGGTGATCATTGAAAGCTTTCTGTCCAAACGCCGGGAAACCACCAAGGAACTGGCGGCCGGGCGTCTGGATTTCGCCGTCGATGCACCGCTCAACACCGACCCCCAGGTGCGCCACGTCAAGCTGATGGACGACCGTTACGTCTGTGCGATGCGCAAGGGCCATCCCATGGCGGGCAAGGAAAAACTCTCGCTGGATGATTACCTGTCGCTGACGCATATTCACATTTCCAGCCGCCGCAGCGGGTTGGGTTATGTCGATCTGGCGCTGGGCAAAATGGGCATTCAACGCAAGATCGCCCTGCGCTCGCAGCACTATCTGATGGCCTCGCAAGTGATGCAGCAGACCGACATGGTCATGACCGTGCCGGAACGTTTTGCCCGACGCCATGACCTGCAATCGTTCAATCTGCCGGTGAACGATGTGCCGTCGGTGGAAACGCACCTTTATTGGCACGAAAGCACCGATCAGGACCCGGCGAATCGCTGGATGCGCGAGCAGATGATCGAGTTGTGCCAGCAGGTGACGGCGCAGGAGAAGAAGCTGGATAAGGTGTAG
- a CDS encoding autotransporter assembly complex protein TamA, producing MKFPGRFTSGVLMLLSSCAALAQSELDVRIKPSNDELKANIEGYIGSLGDRDEEALQRFSRGAEEQARKAAQALGYYQPQIESDVKGGEKPRLVLNIDPGEPIRLRNVTVRVDGPAASLKSFRVPKSDLLKSGAVLNHGRYEDAKRLIQNQASRFGFFSGHFTSQKLLVDPRAGVADVELIYDSGPRYALGKVKFEGDTPFDEDLLQRMVPFKAGEPYDSELIAELNRDLQSSGYFDGVRVDAAPTAAKDQVIPVDVKLDTRKPRTMGLGLGYSTDVGPRIKANWTRHWVNPQGDSYGWEAELSAPRQNVGLFYDIPLDPPLTDKLRWAGGYQFEDIEGSDTRSKLLTFGPEWHSKLPSGWQRVISLKWQREEYELGDDSGLSTLLMPGISYSYLKSDNRIDPHNGYRLSFESKVAKEGLGSDNNLLYGTALVKGLTTVFDKHRLLGRVQVGGSATNGYNSIPPSLRFFAGGDQSVRGYDYQSLSPKNSDNKRIGGRYMVAGSVEYQYSVAEKWRVATFVDQGNSFNKLELPNLKTGVGIGVRWVSPVGPIRLDLAHALDDDGGIRLHFSMGPEL from the coding sequence ATGAAGTTTCCAGGAAGATTTACCAGCGGCGTGCTCATGCTGTTATCCAGCTGCGCGGCGCTGGCGCAAAGTGAATTGGATGTACGGATCAAACCGTCCAACGATGAACTCAAGGCCAATATAGAAGGCTATATCGGCAGCCTCGGCGATCGTGACGAAGAAGCCTTGCAGCGCTTCAGTCGCGGCGCCGAAGAGCAGGCGCGCAAGGCCGCTCAGGCGTTGGGCTATTACCAGCCGCAGATCGAAAGCGACGTCAAGGGCGGCGAAAAACCGCGTCTGGTGCTCAATATCGATCCCGGCGAGCCGATCCGCCTGCGCAACGTCACCGTGCGAGTTGACGGCCCGGCAGCCTCGCTGAAATCCTTTCGTGTGCCGAAAAGCGATCTGCTCAAATCCGGCGCAGTGCTCAACCATGGCCGTTACGAAGACGCGAAAAGACTTATTCAGAATCAGGCCTCGCGCTTCGGATTTTTCAGCGGCCATTTCACCAGTCAAAAGCTCTTGGTCGATCCGCGTGCCGGCGTCGCCGATGTCGAGTTGATCTACGACAGCGGCCCGCGTTATGCGCTGGGTAAAGTGAAATTCGAGGGCGACACGCCGTTTGACGAAGACCTGCTGCAACGCATGGTGCCGTTCAAGGCCGGCGAGCCTTACGACTCCGAGCTGATCGCCGAGCTCAACCGCGATCTGCAATCGAGCGGCTATTTCGACGGCGTGCGCGTCGATGCGGCACCGACGGCGGCCAAAGACCAGGTGATCCCGGTCGACGTTAAACTCGATACGCGCAAACCGCGCACCATGGGCCTGGGCCTCGGTTATTCGACCGACGTCGGCCCACGCATCAAAGCCAACTGGACCCGTCATTGGGTCAATCCGCAAGGCGACAGCTATGGCTGGGAAGCCGAACTTTCCGCGCCACGGCAAAACGTCGGGCTGTTCTACGACATTCCGCTCGACCCGCCGCTGACCGACAAACTGCGTTGGGCCGGCGGTTATCAATTCGAAGACATCGAAGGTTCCGACACGCGCAGCAAACTGCTGACCTTCGGCCCGGAATGGCACAGCAAGTTGCCGAGCGGCTGGCAACGGGTGATCTCGCTAAAATGGCAGCGCGAGGAATACGAACTCGGCGACGACTCCGGCCTGAGCACCTTGCTGATGCCCGGCATCAGTTATTCCTACCTGAAAAGTGACAACCGCATCGACCCGCACAACGGGTATCGCCTGAGCTTCGAAAGCAAAGTGGCGAAGGAAGGCCTCGGTTCCGACAACAACCTGTTATATGGCACGGCGTTGGTCAAAGGCCTGACCACGGTATTCGACAAGCACCGTTTGCTCGGTCGTGTGCAGGTCGGCGGCAGCGCCACCAATGGCTACAACTCGATCCCGCCGTCGCTGCGCTTTTTCGCCGGCGGCGATCAGAGCGTGCGCGGTTACGACTATCAGAGCCTGTCGCCGAAAAACTCCGACAATAAACGTATCGGTGGCCGCTATATGGTTGCCGGCAGCGTTGAATACCAATATTCAGTCGCGGAGAAATGGCGCGTGGCGACCTTCGTCGACCAGGGCAACTCTTTCAACAAACTTGAACTGCCGAACCTCAAGACCGGGGTCGGCATCGGTGTGCGCTGGGTCTCGCCGGTCGGGCCGATCCGCCTCGACCTGGCCCATGCGCTCGACGACGACGGCGGCATCCGGCTGCACTTTTCCATGGGGCCTGAGCTGTGA
- a CDS encoding substrate-binding domain-containing protein, with translation MSLRVFCVFLFSAWLPVCAAALPLPENGPALRIQGSNTIGAELGPALVEGLLQKQGLLKIHRETPDAANEQRIVGQTAEGQRVVIEVAAHGSSTGFVALKNASADLAAASREIKDSELQALQALGDLKSPGAEQVIAIDGLAIIVHPDNPLQQLDTEQLARIFAGEVKTWEALGGRGGPIHLYARDDQSGTYDTFKELVLSHRGKSLNSAAKRFESSEQLSDAVSSDPQAIGFIGLPYVRQAKAVAISDGASLPMLPLGSLIATEDYPLSRRLFFYLPPQSQNPWAKALVMFAQSRQGQQIVAANGFVSQTVHAMSVASNALMPEGYQALSRHAQRLTVNFRFEEGSASLDNKARQDMARVLDYIKRHDKSERAVTLVGFGDAKDDPARADLLSKLRAMAVRRELVRNGVVLREVRGFGALMPVAANDADQGRIRNRRVEVWVY, from the coding sequence ATGTCCCTGCGTGTGTTCTGCGTTTTTCTATTCAGCGCCTGGCTTCCGGTCTGCGCCGCTGCCCTGCCCTTGCCGGAAAACGGCCCGGCCCTGCGCATTCAGGGTTCCAACACCATCGGCGCCGAACTCGGCCCGGCCTTGGTGGAAGGCCTGTTGCAGAAACAAGGTCTGCTGAAGATCCATCGTGAAACCCCGGACGCCGCCAACGAGCAGCGCATCGTCGGCCAGACCGCCGAAGGTCAGCGCGTGGTGATCGAAGTGGCCGCGCACGGTTCCAGCACCGGTTTCGTCGCCCTGAAAAACGCCAGCGCCGACCTCGCCGCCGCTTCCCGCGAGATCAAGGACAGCGAGTTGCAGGCCCTGCAAGCGCTGGGCGATCTGAAAAGCCCGGGCGCTGAGCAGGTCATCGCCATCGATGGCCTGGCAATCATCGTTCATCCCGACAATCCATTGCAGCAACTGGACACCGAGCAACTGGCGCGGATCTTTGCCGGCGAGGTGAAAACCTGGGAAGCGCTCGGCGGACGTGGCGGCCCGATACATCTTTATGCGCGCGATGATCAGTCCGGCACCTACGACACGTTTAAGGAACTGGTCCTCAGCCATCGTGGGAAAAGTCTGAACAGCGCGGCGAAACGTTTCGAATCCAGCGAGCAATTATCCGATGCGGTCAGCAGCGATCCGCAGGCCATCGGTTTTATCGGTCTTCCTTATGTCCGCCAAGCCAAAGCCGTGGCCATCAGCGACGGCGCATCACTGCCGATGCTGCCCCTCGGCAGCCTGATTGCCACGGAGGATTACCCGTTGTCGCGACGGTTGTTCTTCTATCTACCGCCACAGAGCCAGAATCCCTGGGCGAAAGCTTTGGTGATGTTTGCGCAAAGTCGCCAAGGCCAGCAGATTGTCGCGGCCAATGGTTTTGTCAGCCAGACCGTGCACGCCATGAGCGTGGCGTCGAATGCGCTGATGCCCGAGGGTTATCAAGCGCTCAGTCGGCACGCCCAGCGTCTGACGGTGAATTTCCGCTTCGAGGAAGGCAGCGCGAGCCTGGACAATAAGGCGCGGCAGGATATGGCGCGGGTGCTCGACTATATAAAGCGTCATGACAAGAGCGAGCGGGCGGTGACGTTGGTTGGCTTTGGCGATGCCAAGGATGACCCGGCACGTGCGGACCTGCTGTCGAAGCTGCGGGCGATGGCGGTGCGCCGCGAGCTGGTCAGGAACGGTGTGGTGCTGCGCGAGGTTCGCGGTTTCGGCGCGTTGATGCCGGTGGCGGCGAATGATGCGGATCAGGGGCGGATCCGGAATCGGCGGGTTGAGGTTTGGGTGTACTGA
- a CDS encoding GNAT family N-acetyltransferase has protein sequence MPDTQTAIADIHMLDRGYSREARSLLYQAYRHEPTFGYLFEAERPGYEQRVRATVRELVKQHFLQDLPAIGLLVNDRLIGIALIAPPQRRLGVTESWAWRLRMVLSTGFRCTRRYLEYHDAVAACVPGDSVHMLPLLGVHPQFQGKHYGEQLLTAVHNWCAVDETSQGVVLDTGNPRYLEFYKRQGYQEIGEVAVGPVREHVFFHANPQVLHTATG, from the coding sequence ATGCCTGACACCCAGACCGCCATCGCCGACATCCACATGCTCGACCGCGGTTATTCCCGCGAAGCCCGCTCGCTGCTGTATCAGGCCTACCGTCACGAGCCGACCTTCGGCTACCTGTTCGAAGCCGAACGCCCGGGTTATGAACAACGCGTGCGCGCCACGGTGCGTGAGCTGGTCAAGCAGCATTTTCTCCAGGACCTGCCGGCGATCGGACTGCTGGTCAACGATCGGCTGATCGGCATCGCCCTGATTGCGCCGCCGCAACGGCGCCTGGGGGTGACAGAGAGCTGGGCGTGGCGCCTGCGCATGGTGCTCAGCACCGGGTTTCGCTGCACTCGGCGCTATCTGGAATATCACGATGCCGTCGCCGCGTGCGTGCCCGGTGACTCGGTGCACATGCTGCCATTGCTCGGCGTGCATCCGCAATTTCAGGGCAAGCACTACGGCGAACAATTGCTCACCGCCGTACACAACTGGTGCGCCGTCGACGAAACCTCCCAAGGCGTGGTGCTCGACACCGGTAACCCGCGCTACCTGGAATTTTATAAAAGGCAGGGTTATCAGGAGATCGGCGAGGTTGCTGTCGGGCCGGTGCGCGAACACGTATTTTTTCATGCCAATCCGCAGGTGTTACACACAGCAACGGGTTAA
- a CDS encoding hydroxymethylglutaryl-CoA lyase, with translation MSLPSQVRLIEVGPRDGLQNEAQPISVADKVQLVDALSAAGVGYIEVGSFVSPKWVPQMAGSAEVFAQIQRKPGVTYGALAPNLRGFEDALAAGVKEVAVFAAASEAFSQRNINCSISESLARFAPIMQAAQQHGVTVRGYVSCVLGCPYEGTVAPEQVAMVARELYAMGCYEVSLGDTIGTGTAGATRRLFEVVSAQVPREKLAGHFHDTYGQAMANIYASLLEGIAVFDSSIAGLGGCPYAKGASGNVASEDVVYLLNGLGIETGIDLDALIAAGQQISTVLGRPSGSRVAKARSAQ, from the coding sequence ATGTCCCTCCCCTCCCAAGTACGCCTGATCGAAGTCGGCCCGCGCGATGGCCTGCAGAACGAAGCCCAACCGATCAGCGTCGCCGACAAGGTGCAGCTGGTTGATGCCTTGAGCGCCGCCGGCGTTGGCTACATCGAAGTCGGCAGTTTCGTCTCACCCAAATGGGTGCCGCAGATGGCCGGCTCCGCCGAGGTGTTCGCGCAGATTCAGCGCAAGCCTGGCGTGACCTACGGTGCACTGGCGCCGAATCTGCGCGGTTTTGAAGATGCGCTCGCGGCCGGGGTCAAGGAGGTCGCGGTGTTTGCCGCCGCGTCCGAAGCGTTCTCGCAGCGCAACATCAATTGCTCGATCAGCGAAAGCCTGGCGCGGTTTGCGCCGATCATGCAAGCGGCGCAACAACACGGCGTTACCGTGCGCGGTTACGTTTCCTGCGTGCTCGGCTGCCCGTACGAAGGCACGGTCGCGCCAGAGCAAGTGGCGATGGTCGCGCGTGAGCTGTACGCGATGGGCTGCTACGAGGTTTCGCTGGGCGACACCATCGGCACCGGCACCGCAGGCGCGACTCGCCGCCTGTTCGAGGTGGTGTCGGCGCAGGTACCACGAGAAAAACTCGCCGGGCATTTCCACGACACCTACGGCCAGGCCATGGCCAATATCTACGCCAGCCTGCTCGAAGGCATCGCCGTGTTCGACAGCTCGATCGCCGGTCTCGGCGGCTGCCCGTACGCCAAAGGCGCGAGCGGTAACGTTGCCAGCGAAGACGTGGTGTATCTGCTCAACGGCCTGGGTATCGAGACCGGTATCGACCTGGACGCCTTGATTGCCGCGGGTCAGCAGATCAGCACGGTGCTCGGCCGCCCGAGCGGTTCGCGCGTGGCCAAGGCGCGCAGCGCACAGTGA
- a CDS encoding acyl-CoA dehydrogenase, with amino-acid sequence MDFAYSPKVQQLRERVTAFMDTYVYPAEAVFERQVAEGDRWQPTAIMEELKAKAKAEGLWNLFLPESELGAGLTNLEYAPLAEIMGRSLLGPEPFNCSAPDTGNMEVLVRYANEEQKQRWLEPLLRGEIRSAFAMTEPDVASSDATNMAARAVRDGDEWVINGKKWWTSGACDPRCKILIFMGLSNPDAPRHAQHSMILVPVDTPGVKIVRPLPVFGYDDAPHGHAEVLFDNVRVPYENVLLGEGRGFEIAQGRLGPGRIHHCMRSIGMAERALELMCKRSVSRTAFGKPLARLGGNIDKIADSRMEIDMARLLTLKAAYMMDTVGNKIAKSEIAQIKVVAPNVALRVIDRAIQMHGGAGVSNDFPLAYMYAMQRTLRLADGPDEVHRAAIGKFEIGKYVPKEMLRSGQ; translated from the coding sequence ATGGATTTCGCTTATTCGCCCAAGGTTCAACAACTGCGTGAGCGCGTGACCGCGTTCATGGACACTTACGTTTACCCGGCCGAAGCCGTGTTCGAGCGCCAGGTTGCCGAGGGTGATCGCTGGCAGCCAACGGCAATCATGGAGGAGCTCAAAGCCAAGGCCAAAGCCGAAGGCCTGTGGAATCTGTTCCTGCCGGAGTCGGAGCTGGGCGCTGGCCTGACCAACCTTGAGTACGCACCGCTGGCGGAAATCATGGGCCGTTCGTTGCTCGGGCCGGAGCCGTTCAACTGCTCGGCACCGGACACCGGCAACATGGAAGTGCTGGTGCGTTACGCCAACGAAGAGCAGAAACAGCGCTGGCTCGAACCGTTGCTGCGCGGCGAAATCCGCTCGGCGTTCGCCATGACCGAACCGGACGTTGCCTCGTCTGACGCGACCAACATGGCCGCTCGTGCGGTGCGCGATGGTGATGAGTGGGTGATCAATGGCAAAAAGTGGTGGACCTCAGGCGCCTGTGATCCACGCTGCAAGATCCTGATTTTCATGGGCCTGAGCAACCCCGATGCACCGCGCCACGCCCAGCATTCGATGATTCTCGTGCCGGTCGACACCCCTGGGGTGAAAATCGTCCGTCCGTTGCCGGTGTTCGGTTACGACGACGCGCCGCACGGCCACGCCGAAGTGTTGTTTGACAACGTGCGCGTGCCGTATGAAAACGTTCTGCTCGGTGAAGGTCGCGGTTTCGAAATCGCCCAGGGGCGTCTCGGCCCGGGACGGATTCACCACTGCATGCGTTCGATCGGCATGGCTGAGCGCGCGCTGGAATTGATGTGCAAACGTTCGGTCAGCCGTACCGCGTTCGGCAAACCGCTGGCGCGGCTGGGCGGCAATATCGACAAGATCGCCGACTCGCGGATGGAGATCGACATGGCGCGCCTGCTGACGCTGAAAGCGGCGTACATGATGGATACCGTCGGCAACAAGATCGCCAAAAGCGAGATCGCGCAGATCAAGGTCGTCGCGCCGAACGTCGCTTTGCGGGTGATCGACCGCGCGATCCAGATGCACGGCGGCGCCGGGGTCTCGAACGATTTCCCGCTGGCCTACATGTACGCCATGCAACGCACCCTGCGCCTGGCCGACGGCCCGGACGAAGTGCACCGCGCGGCAATCGGCAAGTTCGAAATCGGCAAATATGTGCCGAAGGAAATGCTGCGCAGCGGTCAGTAA